One genomic region from Streptomyces sp. NBC_00457 encodes:
- a CDS encoding FAD-dependent oxidoreductase has product MSTPEQHYDTDVLVIGSGPAGGTAALLLATYGIRTHLVTKYGWLADTPRAHITNQRAMEVFRDLGIEQEALEKGTPSQLMGDTVFATSLLGDEIGRIRTWGTADESLTEYAAQSPCGMIDLPQTYLEPILLANAAKRGAVVRLNTELVDFEQDADGVTATLRDRASGTEHTVRARYMIGADGGRSLVAEKLALPMEGQMGKAGSMNIVFQADLARYVEHRPSVLYWIMRPGADVGGIGMGLLRMVRPWNEWLIVWGYDIDNLPPEVTDEAAAAIVRDLVGDDQLDVRIDNASLWTVNHAYATRLHAGRVFCAGDAVHRHPPSNGLGSNTSVQDSYNLAWKLAAVLNGHAGPELLDTYSDERAPVARQIVERANLSRDQFLPLFEALGVVGGDEEGITKALHAARQPDAEGAKKRRAIREAIELKHYEFNAHGVEHNQRYESAAVLPDGTVETITRDDELFGRPTSRPGAKLPHAWLVDHKGGRVSTLDLVGRGSFSVVTGLAGTRWAEAADTLAQELGLDLRAVVIDRDAHDAYGEWSRRAEIDEEGVLLVRPDGYVAWRRGSGAADVDEAVHLLREALTAVLCRPA; this is encoded by the coding sequence ATGAGCACGCCTGAGCAGCACTACGACACCGACGTCCTCGTCATCGGCAGCGGCCCCGCCGGCGGTACCGCGGCCCTGCTGCTGGCGACCTACGGGATACGCACCCACCTGGTCACCAAGTACGGGTGGCTCGCGGACACCCCACGCGCCCACATCACCAACCAGCGCGCGATGGAGGTCTTCCGCGACCTGGGAATCGAGCAGGAGGCCCTGGAGAAGGGCACACCGAGCCAACTGATGGGCGACACCGTCTTCGCCACGTCGCTCCTCGGCGACGAGATCGGCCGCATCCGTACCTGGGGCACCGCGGACGAGAGCCTGACCGAGTACGCGGCCCAGAGCCCGTGCGGGATGATCGACCTCCCGCAGACCTACCTGGAGCCGATCCTCCTGGCCAACGCGGCCAAGCGGGGCGCCGTGGTCAGGCTCAACACCGAGCTGGTCGACTTCGAACAGGACGCGGACGGTGTGACCGCCACCCTGCGCGACCGGGCCAGCGGCACCGAACACACCGTACGCGCCCGGTACATGATCGGCGCCGACGGCGGCCGCAGCCTCGTCGCGGAGAAGCTCGCGCTGCCCATGGAGGGGCAGATGGGCAAGGCGGGCAGCATGAACATCGTCTTCCAGGCCGACCTCGCGCGCTATGTCGAGCACCGCCCCAGCGTCCTGTACTGGATCATGCGCCCGGGCGCCGACGTCGGCGGGATCGGCATGGGCCTGCTGCGCATGGTGCGGCCGTGGAACGAGTGGCTCATCGTCTGGGGCTACGACATCGACAACCTCCCGCCGGAGGTCACCGACGAGGCGGCGGCGGCGATCGTCCGCGACCTCGTCGGCGACGACCAGCTCGACGTCCGCATCGACAACGCCTCCCTCTGGACGGTCAACCACGCCTACGCGACGCGGCTGCACGCCGGACGCGTCTTCTGCGCCGGGGACGCCGTCCACCGGCACCCGCCGTCCAACGGCCTCGGCTCCAACACCTCCGTCCAGGACTCCTACAACCTCGCCTGGAAGCTGGCGGCCGTCCTCAACGGGCACGCCGGGCCTGAGCTGCTGGACACCTACTCCGACGAACGCGCCCCGGTCGCCCGGCAGATCGTCGAGCGCGCGAACCTCTCCCGGGACCAGTTCCTGCCCCTGTTCGAAGCCCTCGGTGTCGTCGGCGGGGACGAGGAGGGCATCACCAAGGCCCTGCACGCGGCGCGGCAGCCGGACGCCGAGGGGGCGAAGAAACGGCGGGCCATCCGCGAGGCGATCGAGCTGAAGCACTACGAGTTCAACGCCCACGGCGTCGAGCACAACCAGCGCTACGAGTCGGCCGCCGTCCTCCCCGACGGCACCGTCGAGACGATCACCCGCGACGACGAACTCTTCGGCCGACCGACGTCCCGCCCCGGCGCCAAGCTGCCCCACGCATGGCTCGTCGACCACAAGGGCGGCCGTGTCTCGACGCTCGACCTGGTCGGCAGGGGCAGCTTCTCGGTCGTCACCGGTCTCGCCGGAACGCGTTGGGCCGAGGCCGCCGACACCCTGGCCCAGGAACTCGGCCTCGACCTGCGCGCCGTCGTCATCGACCGCGACGCCCATGACGCGTACGGCGAGTGGAGCCGCCGCGCGGAGATCGACGAGGAGGGCGTGCTGCTGGTCCGGCCCGACGGGTACGTGGCCTGGCGCCGGGGGAGTGGCGCCGCCGACGTCGACGAGGCCGTACACCTGCTGCGGGAGGCGCTGACGGCGGTTCTCTGCCGGCCTGCGTAA
- a CDS encoding ABC transporter substrate-binding protein, which yields MTARRRVRLATAALFTAMTLLLAGCSSGGSDSAGTGPVRLTFWSALRGTQEVVDEYNRSQDKIRVDYQQVPSGPQGGWAKLSNAARAGNAPDVATIEYPQLPGYAIDGVPRDLTDLLPDDVRRKFLPQALDLTTLDGRIYSVPVDIEPMMFFYRKDVLTRHGIQVPKTWAEFETAARALKKADPGSRLASFFTNGSQHMAGFAWQAGAQWFRTGDDTWRITLDDAPTRKVAAYWQRLVDQDLVRVEPVDSQQWRAHLQNGETVGYMAGAWAAGSLMNSTPGGKGKWAIAPLPQWDPAKPSLGTQGGSTFAVTKDSQHPEEALEFILWMVTSPDALRAKLSSGISSAYPAVPALVPVARKEMDTAYYSGQDIFGLFQESARLVSPRWQWGPRMTSTITSVEDGFAKAGAGSGSIIGALREGERRTLPDLSSLGLSVTTN from the coding sequence ATGACGGCTCGACGACGCGTACGCCTGGCCACAGCCGCACTGTTCACCGCCATGACCTTGTTGCTAGCGGGCTGCTCCTCGGGCGGCAGCGACAGCGCCGGGACCGGGCCGGTGCGTCTCACCTTCTGGTCGGCGCTGCGCGGCACCCAGGAGGTCGTGGACGAGTACAACCGCAGCCAGGACAAGATCCGGGTCGACTACCAGCAGGTCCCGTCCGGCCCCCAGGGCGGCTGGGCCAAACTCAGCAACGCCGCCCGCGCGGGCAACGCCCCCGACGTCGCCACCATCGAGTACCCCCAGCTGCCCGGCTACGCCATCGACGGAGTGCCCCGCGACCTCACCGACCTGCTCCCCGACGACGTACGCCGAAAGTTCCTCCCGCAGGCCCTCGACCTCACCACCCTCGACGGCCGTATCTACTCCGTGCCGGTGGACATCGAGCCGATGATGTTCTTCTACCGCAAGGACGTGCTCACCCGGCACGGCATCCAAGTCCCCAAGACCTGGGCCGAGTTCGAGACCGCGGCCCGCGCGCTGAAGAAGGCCGACCCCGGCTCCCGGCTCGCCAGCTTCTTCACCAACGGCTCCCAGCACATGGCCGGGTTCGCCTGGCAGGCCGGCGCCCAGTGGTTCCGGACCGGGGACGACACCTGGCGGATCACCCTGGACGACGCCCCGACCCGCAAGGTCGCCGCCTACTGGCAGCGCCTCGTCGACCAGGACCTGGTGCGCGTCGAGCCCGTGGACAGCCAGCAGTGGCGGGCGCATCTGCAGAACGGCGAGACCGTCGGCTACATGGCGGGCGCCTGGGCGGCCGGCTCCCTGATGAACTCCACCCCGGGCGGCAAGGGCAAGTGGGCGATCGCGCCGCTCCCGCAGTGGGACCCGGCGAAACCGTCCCTCGGCACCCAGGGCGGCTCCACCTTCGCCGTCACCAAGGACAGCCAACACCCCGAGGAGGCACTGGAGTTCATCCTCTGGATGGTCACCAGCCCGGACGCGCTGCGCGCCAAGCTCTCCAGCGGCATCAGCAGCGCCTACCCGGCCGTACCCGCGCTCGTCCCCGTGGCCCGCAAGGAGATGGACACCGCCTACTACTCCGGCCAGGACATCTTCGGCCTCTTCCAGGAGTCCGCCCGGCTGGTCAGCCCGCGCTGGCAGTGGGGCCCGCGTATGACCTCCACGATCACCTCCGTCGAGGACGGGTTCGCCAAGGCCGGAGCCGGCAGCGGCAGCATCATCGGCGCCCTGCGCGAAGGCGAGCGCAGAACGCTGCCCGACCTCAGCAGCCTCGGCCTGTCGGTCACCACCAACTGA
- a CDS encoding serine hydrolase domain-containing protein — protein MTGRSTPWPGGADDSDQDGRGGTLGSDDTVRELLESAVHAVDAPDAVFAVSRAGRRTLHCGGTAPPPPVPREDLRYEIGSASKTFTGLLLAQLIQRGLLTGGEPAAACLDPARRTGPAPVTLAHLVTHTAGLPTLPADFYVRALPAWRTNPYGRYPAECVTRAFLRHRSRHRPGTRWEYSNFGVAVLGHALAAVTGTAWDELLGAHILRPLGLSGTALRPEDPKTDAVGHGKDGRTSTAAFDAGGFQAAGAVRATPHDLLTFLEAHLDPAGSPLAGALRAVRTPLLRRGLGHRHTHTMAWFRHPTNGGPMYFHSGATLGQQAFLGFRPDTGTALVALCTRRFRARDSFVATAYALLAEE, from the coding sequence ATGACCGGCCGCTCCACGCCCTGGCCGGGCGGCGCCGACGACAGCGACCAGGACGGCAGGGGTGGCACCCTCGGCAGCGACGACACGGTGCGGGAGCTGCTGGAGAGCGCCGTCCACGCCGTCGACGCGCCCGACGCCGTCTTCGCCGTCTCCCGGGCCGGTCGCCGCACCCTGCACTGCGGCGGCACGGCCCCGCCCCCGCCGGTCCCTCGCGAAGACCTGCGGTACGAGATCGGGTCGGCGTCCAAGACGTTCACGGGACTGCTGCTGGCCCAGCTCATCCAGCGCGGCCTGCTGACCGGGGGCGAGCCGGCCGCCGCCTGCCTGGACCCGGCCCGGCGGACCGGGCCGGCCCCGGTGACGCTCGCCCACCTCGTCACGCACACCGCCGGACTGCCCACCCTGCCGGCCGACTTCTACGTACGGGCGCTTCCCGCCTGGCGCACCAACCCCTACGGCCGCTATCCCGCCGAGTGCGTGACCCGGGCGTTCCTGCGACACCGCTCCCGGCACCGGCCCGGCACCCGGTGGGAGTACTCCAACTTCGGCGTCGCCGTGCTCGGCCACGCCCTCGCCGCGGTCACGGGCACGGCCTGGGACGAATTGCTCGGCGCGCACATACTGCGTCCGCTCGGCCTGAGCGGCACCGCCCTGCGGCCGGAGGATCCGAAGACCGACGCCGTCGGACACGGCAAGGACGGCCGCACCAGCACCGCCGCCTTCGACGCGGGCGGCTTCCAAGCGGCCGGCGCCGTCCGCGCCACCCCGCACGATCTGCTGACCTTCCTCGAAGCCCACCTCGACCCGGCCGGCTCCCCGCTGGCCGGCGCACTGCGGGCGGTGCGCACGCCCTTGCTGCGACGCGGTCTGGGACACCGGCACACGCACACGATGGCGTGGTTCCGGCATCCCACGAACGGCGGACCGATGTACTTCCACAGCGGGGCGACCCTCGGCCAGCAGGCGTTCCTGGGCTTCAGGCCCGACACGGGCACGGCCCTGGTCGCGCTGTGCACCCGCCGGTTCCGCGCCCGCGACTCCTTCGTTGCCACCGCGTACGCGCTTCTCGCGGAGGAGTAG
- a CDS encoding carbohydrate ABC transporter permease has translation MLSEEERTGTKPPATRPARPRRAGRRQQLLACVTLLAPFTALLIAVFLVPVGYSVYLSLFSQDHEGLGFGGGTTVFTGLRSYLAVLDDPSFRSGFGVIALYCVIFVPVVVVGALALALLLDSGLVRLRRTAQMMLYLPHAVPGIIAAVIWLYLYTPGLSPVIKVFAEADIHIDFLGLHTVLPAIVNIALWSGLGYNMVIFYAALQALPREVIEAARIDGAGRLRTALSVKVPIIRGSVVMVCMFALIGALQLFTEPTLMNQATPMVNSRYTPNMYIYDAAFRRNNYGLASAASVILLVVTCALSFAVTRWAGRRERSPR, from the coding sequence GTGCTCTCCGAAGAAGAACGCACGGGAACGAAACCCCCCGCCACGCGTCCCGCCCGCCCCCGCCGCGCCGGACGCCGCCAGCAACTCCTCGCCTGCGTCACGCTCCTCGCCCCGTTCACGGCCCTGCTCATCGCCGTGTTCCTGGTCCCCGTCGGCTACTCGGTCTACCTCAGCCTCTTCTCCCAGGACCACGAGGGCCTCGGCTTCGGCGGCGGCACCACCGTCTTCACCGGGCTGCGCAGCTATCTCGCGGTCCTGGACGACCCGAGCTTCCGCTCCGGCTTCGGCGTGATCGCCCTGTACTGCGTGATCTTCGTCCCGGTGGTCGTCGTCGGCGCGCTCGCCCTCGCCCTGCTCCTCGACTCCGGCCTGGTCCGGCTGCGCCGCACCGCGCAGATGATGCTGTACCTCCCGCACGCGGTGCCCGGCATCATCGCCGCGGTGATCTGGCTGTACCTGTACACCCCCGGCCTCAGCCCCGTCATCAAGGTGTTCGCCGAGGCGGACATCCACATCGACTTCCTCGGCCTGCACACCGTGCTGCCGGCCATCGTCAACATCGCGCTGTGGAGCGGCCTCGGCTACAACATGGTGATCTTCTACGCCGCCCTCCAGGCCCTGCCGCGGGAGGTGATCGAGGCCGCCCGCATCGACGGCGCAGGCCGCCTGCGCACCGCGCTGTCCGTCAAGGTGCCGATCATCCGCGGCTCCGTCGTCATGGTCTGCATGTTCGCCCTGATCGGCGCGCTCCAGCTGTTCACCGAACCCACCCTGATGAACCAGGCCACCCCGATGGTCAACTCCCGCTACACGCCCAACATGTACATCTACGACGCCGCCTTCCGCCGCAACAACTACGGCCTGGCCTCCGCCGCTTCCGTGATCCTCCTCGTCGTCACGTGCGCCCTGTCCTTCGCGGTGACGCGCTGGGCCGGCCGCCGCGAACGGAGCCCGCG
- a CDS encoding AraC family transcriptional regulator, producing the protein MGEMGLGDTHGILARPGVRPVRSSAGLGWERLFVSTQREVPYRDAFPGADSHLLILHLDGPVTVRRGRRGLTAARQVPPGGLFLHPAATELDVELGGHLSTVHVYLSDAALQATADDERTVRLKEEFGTTDPLLEQLVLALDGVVRRWEPSGAVYADQLALMTAAQLAQRHSVRQRDTDAQERQVGLDDRQFAAVRELLDARLSEPLSLADLASATGLSVSQFARRFKARTGCPPHRYLVRLRVEQAARLLRAGTLPIAQVAAACGFSHQEHLTRVLRSHLGTTPAALRRAG; encoded by the coding sequence ATGGGCGAGATGGGACTCGGTGACACCCACGGCATCCTGGCGCGGCCGGGCGTGCGTCCCGTCCGCAGCAGCGCGGGGCTCGGCTGGGAGCGGCTGTTCGTGTCGACGCAGCGGGAAGTGCCGTACCGGGACGCCTTCCCCGGAGCCGACAGCCATCTGCTGATCCTGCACCTGGACGGACCCGTGACCGTCCGGCGCGGACGCCGGGGACTGACCGCCGCCCGGCAGGTGCCCCCCGGCGGACTGTTCCTGCATCCGGCGGCCACCGAGCTGGACGTGGAACTCGGCGGCCACCTGAGCACGGTCCACGTCTACCTCTCGGACGCCGCGCTCCAGGCGACGGCGGACGACGAGCGGACCGTGCGGCTGAAGGAGGAGTTCGGCACCACGGACCCGTTGCTGGAACAGCTCGTGCTCGCACTCGACGGAGTCGTACGGCGCTGGGAGCCCAGCGGCGCCGTCTACGCGGACCAACTCGCCCTCATGACCGCGGCGCAGCTGGCCCAGAGGCACAGCGTGCGGCAGCGCGACACTGACGCGCAGGAGCGGCAAGTGGGGCTCGACGACCGGCAGTTCGCGGCCGTCCGGGAACTTCTCGACGCCCGGCTCTCCGAGCCGCTCTCACTGGCGGACCTGGCATCGGCCACCGGCCTGAGCGTCAGCCAGTTCGCCCGGCGGTTCAAGGCCCGCACCGGGTGCCCACCGCACCGGTATCTCGTGCGGCTGCGGGTGGAGCAGGCGGCCCGGCTGCTGCGTGCGGGCACCCTGCCGATCGCGCAAGTGGCGGCCGCGTGCGGCTTCTCCCACCAGGAGCACCTGACCAGGGTGCTCCGCTCCCACCTCGGCACGACACCGGCGGCACTGCGCCGCGCGGGCTGA
- a CDS encoding alpha-lytic protease prodomain-containing protein, with product MIGRHAAVGRRTALTALGILTLTGITSTAAAEPPKPAPGSTAAQTVGADRPSAAVLRALQRDLGLTPGQAAERLVNEAEAGVRAGRLRNALGERFAGAWVRGATAAELTVATTRAADVSLIRAQGAKAAVVKRTLRELQAVKEKLDTAATRVTTRDTPVWYVDVPANRVVVEAVRQSAATAFIKAAGVQGQDVGVRVSSARPRLLADIVGGDAYYIGTTARCSIGFSITKGTQQGFASAGHCGDPDDKTTGYNKADQGTFKASTFPGKDMSWVAVNTEWTATPDVKGEGGEKTEITGSVQALVGASVCRSGSTTGWHCGTIQQHDTSVDYSQGKVDGVTKTSVCAEPGDSGGPFVSGSQAQGVTSGGSGDCTSGGTTYYQPVNPILKDFGLVLKTASAEALPPGQQDNAVEGAWAAGRVYEAGTTVTHSGARYLCLQTHQAQGVWSPSATPALWQKL from the coding sequence ATGATCGGCAGACATGCCGCGGTCGGTCGCCGCACCGCCCTGACCGCTCTCGGGATCCTCACCCTCACCGGGATCACCTCGACCGCGGCGGCCGAGCCCCCCAAGCCGGCGCCCGGGTCCACCGCCGCGCAGACGGTCGGTGCCGACCGGCCGTCGGCGGCGGTGCTGCGTGCGCTGCAGCGTGACCTCGGGCTGACGCCGGGTCAGGCGGCCGAGCGTCTGGTCAACGAGGCGGAGGCGGGCGTCCGTGCGGGCCGTCTCCGCAACGCGCTGGGCGAGCGCTTCGCGGGGGCCTGGGTGCGGGGGGCGACCGCCGCCGAGCTCACCGTCGCGACCACGCGGGCCGCCGACGTGTCCCTCATCCGGGCCCAGGGCGCGAAGGCCGCGGTCGTCAAGCGGACGTTGCGCGAACTGCAGGCCGTCAAGGAGAAGCTGGACACGGCCGCCACCCGCGTCACGACACGGGACACGCCGGTCTGGTACGTCGACGTACCGGCGAACCGGGTCGTCGTCGAGGCGGTCAGGCAGTCGGCCGCCACCGCCTTCATCAAGGCGGCCGGCGTCCAGGGCCAGGACGTCGGCGTCCGCGTGTCCTCGGCGCGGCCACGGCTGCTGGCGGACATCGTCGGCGGCGACGCCTACTACATCGGGACCACGGCCCGCTGCTCCATCGGCTTCTCCATCACCAAGGGCACGCAGCAGGGCTTCGCCTCGGCCGGCCACTGCGGCGACCCGGATGACAAGACCACCGGCTACAACAAGGCCGACCAGGGCACGTTCAAGGCCTCCACGTTCCCCGGCAAGGACATGTCCTGGGTCGCCGTCAACACCGAATGGACCGCCACACCCGACGTCAAGGGCGAGGGCGGCGAGAAGACGGAGATCACCGGATCGGTCCAGGCCCTCGTCGGGGCGTCCGTCTGCCGCTCCGGCTCCACCACCGGATGGCACTGCGGCACCATCCAGCAGCACGACACGAGTGTCGACTACTCCCAGGGCAAGGTCGACGGCGTCACCAAGACCAGCGTGTGCGCCGAGCCGGGCGACTCCGGCGGCCCGTTCGTCTCCGGCAGCCAGGCGCAGGGCGTGACCTCCGGCGGCTCGGGCGACTGCACCAGCGGCGGGACCACCTACTACCAGCCGGTCAATCCGATCCTCAAGGACTTCGGCCTCGTCCTGAAGACCGCGTCCGCCGAGGCCCTGCCGCCCGGTCAGCAGGACAACGCGGTGGAGGGCGCATGGGCCGCCGGCCGCGTCTACGAGGCCGGCACCACGGTGACCCACTCCGGTGCGCGCTACCTCTGCCTGCAGACCCACCAGGCGCAGGGCGTGTGGTCGCCGAGTGCCACTCCGGCCCTGTGGCAGAAGCTGTAG
- a CDS encoding maleylacetate reductase and hydroxyquinol 1,2-dioxygenase domain-containing protein, which produces MRSFVHTAGPSRVIFGAGTLDRVREEAERLGGSRVMLLSGGSRALRKDTERLRGVLGELVTAEFAGAAMHTPVEVTEQALRLLRDRSVDCLVAIGGGSTTGLAKALAVRTDLPQVIVPTTYAGSEVTPVLGETVDGRKTTRSSPAILPETVVYDVELTLGLPVPATVTSGINALAHAVEALYAPDATPVTDAMAVEAVTAIGRALPALHDDPTDAEARAELLQAAWLAGMCLGAVGMGLHHKLCHTLGGAFGLPHAETHTVVLPHAMAYNAPAAPEAMERIAHALDVPDAPAGVFDLIHRVGGPTSLRELGLDESDLDRAAELATAQPYPNPRELTRTGLAGLLRGAWQGRRPEGPPDLRPLTEEVVASFAGCENPRLRQLLTDLARTLHAYTIRNDLTPREWQSAIDFLTEAGHITTDTRQEFILLSDTLGVSSVVDALTNSRTPDTTSSAILGPFYVAGPPAAEHGSDIAGDLTGTPLWADIRVTDREGAPVPGAVVDVWQSNEEGFYDVQLPDLDGPVLRARFTTDEDGRFTFWSILPSEYPIPDDGPVGRMLSAVGRHPYRAPHVHFLIDAPGHQPLITQLFVRGGAYLDGAPGQRDAVFGVKDDLITDFVPRTGPTPDGRPVEGEWRLLEFTFHIARIGE; this is translated from the coding sequence ATGAGGAGTTTCGTCCATACGGCCGGACCGAGCCGGGTGATCTTCGGTGCGGGCACCCTGGACCGGGTGCGTGAGGAGGCCGAGCGGCTCGGCGGGTCCCGGGTCATGCTCCTGTCGGGCGGGTCACGGGCCCTGCGCAAGGACACCGAGCGGCTCCGTGGAGTCCTGGGCGAGCTGGTGACGGCCGAGTTCGCGGGCGCGGCCATGCACACGCCCGTCGAGGTGACCGAGCAGGCCCTGCGGCTGCTGCGGGACCGGAGCGTGGACTGCCTGGTGGCGATCGGCGGCGGCTCGACGACCGGCCTCGCGAAGGCGCTGGCGGTCCGCACGGATCTGCCTCAGGTGATCGTGCCGACCACGTACGCCGGGTCCGAGGTCACCCCCGTGCTCGGCGAGACCGTCGACGGCCGCAAGACCACCCGCTCCTCGCCCGCGATCCTGCCCGAAACGGTCGTGTACGACGTCGAGCTCACCCTCGGCCTGCCCGTCCCGGCGACCGTGACCAGCGGCATCAACGCCCTGGCCCACGCCGTGGAGGCCCTCTACGCGCCGGACGCCACGCCGGTCACCGACGCCATGGCCGTGGAAGCGGTCACCGCCATCGGCAGGGCGCTCCCGGCCCTCCACGACGACCCGACCGACGCAGAGGCGCGGGCCGAGCTGCTGCAGGCCGCCTGGCTGGCGGGCATGTGCCTGGGGGCCGTGGGCATGGGGCTGCACCACAAGCTCTGCCACACGCTGGGCGGCGCCTTCGGTCTTCCGCACGCCGAGACCCACACGGTGGTCCTCCCGCACGCGATGGCATACAACGCGCCCGCCGCACCGGAGGCGATGGAGCGCATCGCACACGCCCTGGACGTGCCCGACGCCCCCGCAGGCGTCTTCGACCTGATCCACCGGGTCGGCGGCCCCACCTCGCTGCGCGAACTCGGCCTCGACGAGTCCGACCTGGACCGCGCGGCGGAACTGGCCACCGCACAGCCGTACCCCAACCCGCGCGAACTGACCCGCACCGGACTCGCCGGCCTGCTGCGCGGCGCCTGGCAGGGCCGCCGCCCCGAGGGACCTCCCGACCTGCGTCCGCTCACCGAAGAGGTCGTGGCGAGCTTCGCCGGCTGCGAGAACCCGCGCCTCAGGCAGCTCCTGACCGATCTCGCCCGCACCCTGCACGCCTACACGATCCGCAACGACCTCACCCCGCGGGAGTGGCAGTCCGCGATCGACTTCCTCACCGAGGCCGGTCACATCACCACCGACACCAGGCAGGAGTTCATCCTGCTCTCCGACACCCTCGGCGTGTCCAGCGTGGTCGACGCGCTCACCAACTCCCGTACGCCCGACACCACTTCGTCGGCGATCCTCGGCCCCTTCTACGTGGCCGGACCGCCCGCCGCCGAACACGGCAGCGACATCGCGGGGGACCTCACCGGCACACCGCTGTGGGCGGACATCCGGGTCACCGACCGCGAGGGCGCACCGGTCCCCGGGGCCGTCGTGGACGTGTGGCAGTCCAACGAGGAGGGCTTCTACGACGTCCAACTCCCGGATCTGGACGGGCCGGTGCTGCGCGCCCGGTTCACCACCGACGAGGACGGGCGGTTCACGTTCTGGTCGATCCTCCCGTCCGAGTACCCGATCCCGGACGACGGGCCGGTGGGCAGGATGCTCTCCGCCGTGGGCCGCCACCCCTACCGCGCACCGCACGTGCACTTCCTGATCGACGCCCCCGGACACCAGCCCCTGATCACCCAGCTGTTCGTCCGCGGCGGCGCCTACCTCGACGGTGCCCCCGGGCAGCGCGACGCGGTCTTCGGCGTCAAGGACGACCTGATCACGGACTTCGTCCCGCGCACCGGCCCCACACCCGACGGCCGGCCGGTCGAGGGCGAGTGGCGGCTGCTCGAGTTCACGTTCCACATCGCGCGCATCGGCGAGTGA
- a CDS encoding LacI family DNA-binding transcriptional regulator, with product MRESAEQRQARIAELVRVRGVARLTDLADELGVSVVTMRRDVEDLARRGEVRRGHGVARSLRPVAEESLVGGDAVAMIVPERNTYLTEAVQGAREAAEKAGLRLELHIAADDGGAEREAVRQALDGGARGLLLSPHWRTRAEEMDADHAWLAALDVPVVLVERRPARTSAIYPLDSVRSDHAYGVHLALEHLAGLGHRRIVLAARDDSPTARVIRDEFAGQTAARGLAAGCRTILSSRTAGPDPSAADPRSADLVEAVRKTGATAVLIHSDMDALVLVQRLQAAGIDVPGRCSVVAYNDVVADMGPVPLTAVAPPKAELGRIGFGLLLRRLGAAREGLRPEATRHVDLLPSLVIRESTETRTVR from the coding sequence ATGCGGGAGTCGGCGGAGCAGCGGCAGGCCCGGATCGCGGAGCTGGTGCGGGTGCGGGGTGTCGCGCGCCTCACCGATCTCGCCGACGAACTCGGCGTCTCGGTCGTCACGATGCGCCGGGACGTCGAGGACCTGGCCCGGCGCGGAGAGGTGCGCCGGGGGCACGGGGTGGCGCGGTCGCTGCGGCCGGTCGCCGAAGAGAGCCTGGTCGGGGGCGACGCCGTCGCCATGATCGTGCCCGAGCGGAACACGTATCTCACCGAGGCCGTCCAAGGCGCCCGGGAGGCCGCGGAGAAGGCCGGGCTGCGGCTCGAACTGCACATCGCGGCCGACGACGGCGGGGCGGAGCGCGAGGCGGTGCGGCAGGCGCTCGACGGCGGCGCGCGCGGGCTGCTGCTGTCGCCGCACTGGCGCACGCGCGCCGAGGAGATGGACGCCGACCACGCGTGGCTGGCCGCCCTGGATGTGCCCGTCGTGCTGGTGGAGCGGCGCCCCGCCCGCACCAGCGCCATCTACCCGCTGGACTCCGTGCGCTCGGACCACGCGTACGGCGTGCACCTGGCGCTGGAGCACCTGGCCGGCCTCGGCCACCGGCGGATCGTCCTGGCCGCACGCGACGACAGCCCCACCGCGCGGGTGATCCGCGATGAGTTCGCCGGGCAGACCGCCGCCAGGGGTCTCGCCGCGGGCTGCCGGACCATCCTCAGCTCCCGTACCGCGGGCCCCGACCCGTCCGCCGCCGACCCGCGCTCCGCGGACCTGGTGGAGGCGGTGCGGAAGACCGGCGCGACGGCGGTGCTGATCCACAGCGACATGGACGCGCTGGTGCTGGTGCAGCGGCTCCAGGCGGCCGGGATCGACGTGCCGGGGCGCTGCTCGGTGGTGGCCTACAACGACGTGGTCGCCGACATGGGCCCGGTCCCGCTGACGGCCGTCGCACCGCCCAAGGCCGAGCTCGGCCGGATCGGTTTCGGCCTGCTGCTGCGCCGCCTCGGTGCGGCCCGCGAGGGACTGCGCCCCGAGGCGACGCGGCACGTGGATCTGCTGCCGAGCCTGGTGATCCGCGAGTCCACGGAGACGCGCACCGTCCGCTGA